The Acidobacteriota bacterium genome has a segment encoding these proteins:
- a CDS encoding protein kinase, whose protein sequence is MTLQSGLRLGPYEIVAPIGTGGMGEVYKAEDTRLGRPVAVKVLPAEFAEDIHLRARLDREARVVATLNHPHICVLHDVGEATARSGTRKDPSAQESRFTYLVMEYCEGETLAERLERGPLPHDQLLGYGIEISEALAMAHRSGIIHRDLKPSNIMLTRSGAKLLDFGLARPLLDLVEGDSTTTIRLDPTEEGRFAGTLRYMAPEVLSGKKADSRSDIFALGLVLYEMAGGRPAFTGESKADIVASILRDSPRPLREIDCTVRPALQYLVDRCLAKDPEARWESAHDLAEQLRWIRESATEPENAVRSWPRWRFVAITALVVAAVAMAAAWALASRQARVDDRSVVRLSVPLTGSEGVGLGHGTPTVAVSPNSDSIIYSRVEQGAPGFYVRRLDEFHAGTRIENGWMPFFSPDGRSIGFFSGRDIKRVSAGGGVPRTLATGVGGAGRGATWSRDGFIYYSRSSSGGIWRVPADGGRPEEITVPDSSAGENSHRWPHALPDGESLLFTIRTEQMTSFDEARIAVLSLKTRQWRVIWEGGSCARYVDGYLFFGRDADIYTLPLDERRWAVAGKPRKVLEGVVWSPSSGAAHFDVTDRALVYLPGTGSRSTSLLVADRTGRTETLAKLDFDMVYATVAPSQERIALTVGAANDDIWTYDLPTGVATRLSFEPGDEVYPVWSHDETEVIYFSGQLKSIVAAPVDGAAPSRRLIASPGRPVSVSPDGSVLAFSRQAPETGHDIWFLPLTGNGVPRPVVRTPHNEFMPSISPDGKWLAYYSDHDKGTEVQIQSLESGKRWQVSAEGVGTFWGRLWGGRPPRWSADGTEVYYWRGNDLYFVEMERRGESLKPATPRLLFTIEGIRSFDVFGDRFLLVKSNEEVGPVNVVLNWSEELDD, encoded by the coding sequence ATGACGCTTCAATCCGGGCTTCGCCTAGGGCCCTACGAGATCGTCGCGCCGATCGGCACCGGCGGGATGGGAGAGGTCTACAAAGCGGAGGACACGCGTCTGGGCCGGCCGGTGGCGGTCAAGGTTCTCCCCGCCGAGTTCGCCGAAGACATACACCTGAGAGCCCGGCTGGATCGGGAAGCCAGGGTGGTCGCGACCTTGAACCACCCGCACATCTGCGTCCTCCACGACGTTGGAGAAGCGACGGCCCGGAGCGGCACGAGAAAGGATCCCTCGGCTCAAGAATCCCGATTTACCTATCTCGTCATGGAGTACTGCGAAGGCGAAACCCTCGCCGAACGTCTCGAGCGTGGACCGCTCCCCCACGACCAGCTCCTCGGTTACGGAATCGAGATCTCCGAAGCCCTCGCGATGGCGCACCGCTCGGGCATTATCCATCGAGACCTGAAGCCGTCGAACATCATGCTGACGCGATCGGGAGCGAAGCTGCTCGACTTCGGTCTCGCCAGACCTCTCCTCGACCTCGTCGAGGGAGACTCGACCACGACCATCCGCCTCGATCCAACCGAGGAGGGACGATTCGCCGGCACGCTCCGGTACATGGCTCCCGAGGTGCTCTCCGGAAAAAAGGCGGACTCGCGGAGCGACATCTTCGCTCTCGGACTCGTCCTCTACGAGATGGCGGGCGGCCGGCCGGCGTTCACGGGAGAGAGCAAGGCCGACATCGTTGCGTCGATTCTCCGGGACAGCCCACGACCGCTTCGCGAGATCGATTGCACGGTTCGTCCCGCGCTGCAATACCTTGTCGACAGATGTCTGGCAAAGGATCCGGAGGCACGATGGGAGTCGGCGCACGATCTCGCCGAGCAACTGCGCTGGATCCGCGAGAGCGCGACCGAACCGGAAAACGCCGTGCGCTCCTGGCCTCGCTGGCGGTTCGTGGCGATAACCGCGCTGGTAGTCGCCGCAGTTGCCATGGCGGCCGCCTGGGCCCTCGCCTCCCGTCAGGCGCGCGTCGACGATCGCTCAGTGGTTCGCTTGTCCGTCCCTCTCACAGGCAGCGAGGGTGTGGGGCTAGGCCACGGCACTCCCACGGTTGCCGTCTCTCCAAACAGTGACTCCATCATTTACAGTCGTGTGGAACAGGGAGCGCCTGGGTTCTACGTCAGACGTCTCGACGAGTTCCACGCAGGCACCCGAATCGAGAACGGGTGGATGCCTTTTTTCTCACCCGACGGCCGCTCGATCGGATTCTTCTCGGGAAGGGACATCAAAAGGGTCTCAGCTGGCGGAGGAGTTCCCCGGACCCTTGCGACTGGAGTGGGAGGGGCCGGACGAGGCGCAACCTGGAGCCGCGATGGATTCATCTACTACTCTCGTTCGTCCTCGGGAGGCATCTGGAGGGTGCCCGCCGATGGAGGCCGGCCGGAGGAGATCACCGTTCCCGATTCGAGCGCGGGAGAAAATAGCCATCGGTGGCCTCACGCGCTTCCGGATGGCGAATCGCTGCTGTTCACGATTCGAACGGAACAGATGACGTCGTTCGACGAGGCGAGAATCGCAGTTCTTTCGCTGAAAACGAGGCAGTGGCGGGTGATCTGGGAAGGAGGGTCCTGCGCCCGCTATGTCGACGGCTATCTGTTTTTCGGACGTGACGCTGATATCTATACCCTCCCCCTTGACGAGAGGCGGTGGGCGGTTGCAGGAAAGCCTCGAAAGGTGCTCGAGGGTGTGGTGTGGAGTCCCTCCAGCGGGGCTGCTCACTTCGACGTCACGGATCGTGCGTTGGTGTACCTTCCCGGCACCGGTTCGCGATCGACCTCTCTCCTCGTTGCGGATCGAACTGGCCGAACTGAGACGCTGGCGAAGCTGGACTTCGACATGGTCTACGCCACCGTTGCCCCGAGCCAGGAGAGGATTGCCCTGACGGTGGGCGCCGCAAACGACGACATCTGGACCTATGACCTCCCGACTGGCGTCGCGACCCGACTCAGTTTCGAGCCAGGAGATGAGGTGTATCCCGTGTGGTCTCACGATGAGACCGAGGTGATTTATTTTTCGGGACAATTGAAATCGATCGTGGCTGCGCCAGTCGATGGCGCTGCTCCATCAAGAAGGCTGATCGCTTCACCCGGGCGCCCGGTATCGGTCTCGCCGGATGGATCCGTTCTCGCATTCTCACGCCAGGCGCCGGAAACCGGCCATGACATCTGGTTTCTGCCACTCACCGGTAACGGTGTCCCCCGTCCCGTGGTCCGCACTCCGCACAACGAGTTCATGCCCAGCATCTCGCCCGACGGCAAGTGGCTGGCCTATTATTCCGACCACGACAAAGGGACGGAGGTCCAGATCCAGTCTCTGGAGAGCGGAAAGCGGTGGCAGGTATCGGCGGAAGGGGTGGGTACGTTCTGGGGTCGTCTCTGGGGCGGCCGCCCACCCCGTTGGTCAGCCGACGGAACTGAGGTTTATTACTGGCGCGGCAACGATCTTTACTTTGTAGAGATGGAGAGACGAGGGGAGAGCTTGAAGCCTGCGACTCCACGTCTTCTCTTCACGATCGAGGGGATTCGAAGTTTCGATGTTTTCGGCGATCGATTCCTTCTCGTTAAAAGTAATGAAGAGGTAGGCCCGGTAAACGTCGTTCTGAATTGGTCCGAGGAGCTCGACGACTGA